The region CGCCTGCCACAAAGCCGTCCAACATCTCCGCCCGGCATGAATTCGGTCATGGTGATGTGGGTAAGGGATTTGCGGAAGCTGACATTATTGTCGAACGGACCTTCCGCACAGAAGCCACCCACCAGGGCTATATTGAGCCACATTCCTGGCTCGGCAGCATGGGGCCGGATGGTCAGGCAGAACTCTGGGGTTGTACCCAGGGGCATTATATGGTGCGCGATACCTGCGCCGGACTTCTGGGCATTGACGTGTCCAAGCTCCGGGTGACAGCGTCCGAGATCGGCGGCGGCTTTGGTGGCAAGACGACGGTCTTTGTTGAACCGGTGGTGCTGGCGCTCTCCCGCAAGGCCAATCGCCCGGTGAAAATCACCATGAGCCGTGAAGAAGTGTTCAAGGCGACAGGCCCCACATCCAGCTCTGCCAATCGGGTGAAGATCGGCATTACGAAGGATGGCCGGATCACCGCAGCAGACGCGGAACTGTTCTATCAGGGTGGGGCATTCCCGGGCTCTCCGGTGGAATTCGGGGCCATGGCAGCCTTTGCCTGCTATGCGCTGGAGAATGTGCGTGCCGTGGGCTGGGATGTGCTGGCCAACCGACCGAAACAGGCGGCCTATCGTGCGCCTGGCGCGCCGATGATCGTCTTTGCGGTTGAAAGCGTCATTGATGAACTGGCACGCCGGATTGACATGGACCCGGTGGATTTCCGTCTGAAGAATGCCCCTAAGGAAGGGGATCGTTCGTCCTACGGCCCGAAATTCGGCCCGATAGGCCTGATCCAGACGCTTGAAGCCGCGAAGGCACATCCGCATTATTCAGCGCCACTCGGCCCCAATCAGGGACGTGGCATTGCTGCGGGATTCTGGTTCAATTTCGGCGGTATGACCTGTTCCAACATCAATATCGGCAATGATGGCACCGTGACGATTGCGGTTGGTACGCCGGATATTGGTGGATCACGTGCCTCCATGTGCCTGATGGCGGCGGAAGAGTTCGGCATTCCTTACGACCGGGTGAAGGCGATTGTTGCTGATACCTCTGCGCTCGGCTTCAACGATGTGACCGATGGCAGCCGTGTGACCTTCTCAAGCGGTTATGCCACCATCCAGTCAGCACGGGCTGCCATTGGGGAAATGTGTAAACGTGCCGCACAAATCTGGGGTATTCCGGAAGAAGCGGTGGACTGGTCAGACGGTCATGCCCGTCCGTCCGGCCCGAATGCCGGTGATTTTGAACCGCTGTCTATGGCGGAGATTGCCGCAAGCGCCGCCCGGACCGGAGGCCCGATTGCCGGTCATCACGAGGTCAATGTGGATGGGGCCGGTGTCAGTTTCGGTGTTCACATCGCTGATGTGGAGATTGACCCGCAGACAGGCCGCAGCACGGTTACCCGCTATACAGTGCTTCAGGACGCGGGCAAGGCCATCCATCCCGCCTATGTGGAAGGGCAGTATCAGGGTGGCGCGGTACAGGGTATCGGCTGGGCCCTGAACGAGGAATATATCTACGGCGAAGACGGCCGCCTGCAGAATGCCGGTTTCCTTGATTACCGCATGCCGGTTGCCTCAGACCTGCCGATGATTGATACGCAGATTATCGAAATCCCCAATGAGGGACATCCATACGGCGTGCGCGGTGTGGGTGAGACGCCAATCGTGCCGCCACTTGGGGCTATCGGTAATGCGGTTTCCCAGGCGATTGGTCTGCGGGTGACTGAAACACCTATGTCTCCGCCGCGCCTGCTGGCCATGATGAGCAGCTATCGCGAAGCGGCTGAATAGAGGACAAAGGGCGGGAATGGTCAAAGTGGTGCTCTGGGGAGCTCTGACACATGCAACGAACGGCGAGGCCGAACTGGACCTTGATGTTCGTACGGTGAAAGAGCTTCTGACCCGGCTTGAGACTGATTATCCCGCCCTCGCACCGCAATTGAAAAAGGGCGTCTCGGTGGCCATCGATGGCCAGATCTACCGAGACGCCTGGTTCGCGCCTATCCCTGAAGGAGCCGAGGTCTTCGTGCTGCCGCGCATGGTTGGTGGTTAGGCAGCCAGCGTCTGATTTATTCCGCTGTTTCTGTAAAGCGCCGGATGGCCTCTCCAAGGCAGGTGGCCATGCGCTCGGACAGATCAATTCTGCCGGCAAAACCGTGGCCCTTTTCGCTCATCTTCGGCAAGGTCTTCAGCAGGATATTGATGACCTTTTCGTCCTCATGATCAGCCGCAAAGACATCAGCGTAATAGGTGAGGAAGACCAGGCAGGCCACATCTTCGATGCATTGCGTATCTGTGTCCGTCTTCAGATGCTTCTTCTGAAGAATGCTGGAGACATGTTCGCAATCGTCAGTGCTGTAGCCATGCTCTGACATCATCTCTGCCACGCGTGAACCATGTCGTTTCTTCTGCGCTCCCCGCCAGCGATGATAACCGGGCTTGTTGCGGGGATAGGAATCGCGCGGAATGACCCAGCGTTCAATATGTTGGCCCCGGGCGGCAATCTGTAAAAGTTCACTGGCATCCGGTTCGAACCCGGCCAGCACGTCTGACATGCGCCGTCCATAAAGCAGTTCATAAGGCCATGTTTTGCCATCGGCTTCAATGGAGCGGGGATCCGCGCTGTTTGCTGCGTCTATCTGCTCAAGAACGTTGGCCAGTTGAGACATAGAAGCTCCTCGATCTTTTGGAATAGTTATGATGTACGGTCATCAATGTGCCGCATGCCATCAGCTGTTGCATGATATCCCGACAGACGGCGATCCGCATAGGTCATTCTATGGTCAAGCAGAGCTCG is a window of Coralliovum pocilloporae DNA encoding:
- a CDS encoding xanthine dehydrogenase family protein molybdopterin-binding subunit; this translates as MSRLTEKARDGALKQVGTRPLRPDGIDKVTGRARFGADAVAPGMLVGKILRSPHAHARIKAIDTTKAEALSGVKAVITADDFGDVDESLTDTLHNIMAHGKALYEGHAVAAVAAVNMSVARQALKLIEVDYDVLPHVTDVEEAAQPDAPLIREDLLTVGVNPPATKPSNISARHEFGHGDVGKGFAEADIIVERTFRTEATHQGYIEPHSWLGSMGPDGQAELWGCTQGHYMVRDTCAGLLGIDVSKLRVTASEIGGGFGGKTTVFVEPVVLALSRKANRPVKITMSREEVFKATGPTSSSANRVKIGITKDGRITAADAELFYQGGAFPGSPVEFGAMAAFACYALENVRAVGWDVLANRPKQAAYRAPGAPMIVFAVESVIDELARRIDMDPVDFRLKNAPKEGDRSSYGPKFGPIGLIQTLEAAKAHPHYSAPLGPNQGRGIAAGFWFNFGGMTCSNINIGNDGTVTIAVGTPDIGGSRASMCLMAAEEFGIPYDRVKAIVADTSALGFNDVTDGSRVTFSSGYATIQSARAAIGEMCKRAAQIWGIPEEAVDWSDGHARPSGPNAGDFEPLSMAEIAASAARTGGPIAGHHEVNVDGAGVSFGVHIADVEIDPQTGRSTVTRYTVLQDAGKAIHPAYVEGQYQGGAVQGIGWALNEEYIYGEDGRLQNAGFLDYRMPVASDLPMIDTQIIEIPNEGHPYGVRGVGETPIVPPLGAIGNAVSQAIGLRVTETPMSPPRLLAMMSSYREAAE
- a CDS encoding MoaD/ThiS family protein, giving the protein MVKVVLWGALTHATNGEAELDLDVRTVKELLTRLETDYPALAPQLKKGVSVAIDGQIYRDAWFAPIPEGAEVFVLPRMVGG
- a CDS encoding DUF4202 domain-containing protein gives rise to the protein MSQLANVLEQIDAANSADPRSIEADGKTWPYELLYGRRMSDVLAGFEPDASELLQIAARGQHIERWVIPRDSYPRNKPGYHRWRGAQKKRHGSRVAEMMSEHGYSTDDCEHVSSILQKKHLKTDTDTQCIEDVACLVFLTYYADVFAADHEDEKVINILLKTLPKMSEKGHGFAGRIDLSERMATCLGEAIRRFTETAE